Genomic DNA from Amycolatopsis alba DSM 44262:
ATCCTGACCGGGGCGGAGAAGACCGTCGTGACCGGGGACCGGGAGAGCGGGAAGTTCTCGGTGCTGTCGTTCCGGGACGGGGTGCTCGCCGGGGTCGAGTCGGTGAACCGGCCGCCGGACCACATCGCCGCACGGCGGCTGTTCGGTGCGGATCCGGCGCCGCGGTTCGAGACGCTGGAGGCGCACGACTTCGATCTCAAGGCGACCTTCGCGTCAACCCGTGGTTGACGATTGAAGATCGTCAACCTAGAGTTGACGGCATGACTTCTCCAGTTCGTCTCGACGACCTCATCTCCCACATCAAGCAGCAGCATCCCGACGGCGACGTGCTCGGACAGCTGTCCGACGCGGTCTTCCTCGGCGAGCACCTCGGCGAAGTGGCCGATCACCTGATCGGCCACTTCGTCGACCAGGCGCGGCGCTCCGGCGCCTCCTGGACCGAAATCGGCAAGAACATGGGGGTGTCCAAACAGGCCGCCCAGAAACGCTTTGTCGAATCCAGCGGCTCTTCACTCGAAGACCTGGTGAAGGTGTTCAGCCGCTACACCGACCGCGCGCGGCATGTCGTCGTCGCTTCGCGGGACGCGGCCGTCGAGGCGAAGAGCCCGCAGATCGAGCCCGTGCACCTGATCCTCGGCCTGCTCGCCGAACCCGCCGCGCTCGCCGCCGGGGCGATCGTGGCGCAGAAGGTGACCCTTGACGCCGTCCGTGAGGCCGCTGTGGCGAAGCTGCCGGAACCCGCCGAAGACCCGGCGGAGGCGGCGAAGATGGCCTTCGGGGCGCAGGCCAAGAAGGCGCTGGAGCTGACGATGCGGGAGTCGCTGCGGCTCGGGCACAACTACATCGGCACCGAGCACATCCTGCTGGCCCTGTTCGAACTCGGCGACGATTTGCTCACCGAGCTCGGGCTCACGAAGGACGCGACCGAGGCGGTGATCCTGCGGGCGCTGGCGGAGATCGTCGCGGCGCGCGGGGAATGACCAGGATCGCGCTCACTGTCCTGGTGTTCGTCGCCCTCGTCCTCCTTGCCGCCTGTACATGAAGGCCTCCTTCCTTGCGCCTGGGTACATAAAGGGGGCCTTCATGTACCTCGGTCAGGCGGAGGACTCGGGACGGCCGTCGGCCGCCCAAGCGGTGTGGAACGAACCCTCGCGGTCGACCCGGCGGTACGTGTGGGCACCGAAGAAGTCCCGCTGTCCCTGTACCAGCGCGGCGGGGAGCCGCTCCGCGCGCAGACCGTCGTAGTAGGCCAGCGCGGTCGAGAAGCCAGGGGTCGGGATGCCGAGCCGCACCGCCGTGGAGATCACCGAACGCCAGGAGTCCTGGGCGTCCTCGACGGCCTTGCGGAAGCCGCCGGAGGTCAAGAGCGTCGGCAGGCCGGGCTCGTCGGCGTACGCGGCTGTGATGTCGTTCAGGAACTTCGCGCGGATGATGCAGCCACCGCGCCAGATGGACGCGACCTTGCCGAGGTCGATGTCCCAGCCGTATTCGGCACCGCCCGCCTGGATCTGGTTGAAGCCCTGGGCGTACGCCACCACCTTCGACGCGTACAGCGCCTGCTCGACGTCGTCCGCGAAGGTGTCCAGAGCGGACCCCGTGAGCGGAGCGCGCGAAGGACCGCCGAGGCCGCGGGAGGCCTCACGCAGGTTCGACGAACCGGACAGCGAACGCGCGAAGACGGCCTCGGCGATCCCGCTGATCGGCACGCCGAGGTCCAGTCCGATTTGGACGGTCCAGCGGCCGGTGCCCTTCTGCTCCGCCTGGTCCGCCACGATGTCGACGAACGGCTTGCCGGAAGCGGCGTCGGTGTGGGCCAGCACCTGCGAGGTGATCTCGATCAGGTACGAGTCCAGCCGTCCGGAGTTCCAGTTCTGGAAGATGCCGGCGATCTCGGCGGGGGAGTAGCCGCCCGCACCGCGCAGCAGGTCGAACGATTCGGCGATCAGCTGCATGTCGGCGTACTCGATGCCGTTGTGCACCATCTTCACGAAATGCCCGGCGCCGTCCGCGCCCACGTGCGTGCAGCACGGTTCGCCGTCGACCTTCGCCGAGATGTCCTCGAACAGTGGCCCGAGCGACTGGTACGACTCCTTCGACCCACCCGGCATGATGCTCGGCCCGTGCAGCGCGCCCTCTTCGCCGCCGGACACACCGGTGCCGACGAAGTGGATGCCCTGCTCCCGCAGCGCGGCCTCGCGGCGACGGGTGTCCGCGAAATGCGCGTTGCCCGCGTCGACGATCACATCGCCCTTCTCCAGCAGCGGGGCGAACTCGTCGATCACGGCGTCCGTCGGCGCACCGGCCTTGACCATGATCACGACCTGGCGCGGCCGCTCCAGCGCGTCGACGAACGCCTGCGCCGAATACGCCGGGATGAAGTCGCCTTCGTCGCCGAACTGGTCGACCAGTTCCTTCGTCCGCTGCTCGGAGCGGTTGTGCAGGGCCACCGTGTGCCCGTGCCTCGCCAGGTTCCTGGCCAGGTTGCGGCCCATGACCGCCAGGCCGGTGACCCCGATGCTCGCCTTCTTGCTCATCCGCACCCTTCCGCTTCGATTCCCGTGCCGAGCCTATCCCCGTTGAGGGATACGGCGCCGGGGTGAGAAGGGATCAACCGGGAGTTGTCCACAACCTGGCCTGCCTGTGGACAACTCGGCACGACCACCCCTGCCCGACAGGGGGTGCCAGTACGCTGGGTTCGGGGCCGTCCCCCAGGGATGGGTGGGGGGCTGGGTTCGGGACTGAGGGTTTTCAGCCGGGGTCGGCGAGCTGTTCCGGAGCGGCGTCGAGTGCGTCGAGCACCGCGTCGCCGTTCGCCCTTGCCCACTCGGTCAGCGAGCGGATCGGGTCGATCAGCGTCGCCCCGAGTGGCGTGAGCTCGTACTCGACGCGGGGCGGAGCCTCGGCGTAGGACTGGCGGCGGACGAGTCCGTGCGCTTCGAGCCGCCGGAGCGTCTGGGTGAGCACCTTGCGGGAGACGCCGCCGATCAGCGCGGCCAGTTCGCCATGGCGCACCGGTCCCTTGCTCAGCCCGGCGAGCACGACCACCGTCCACTTGTCGGCGATCAGCTCGACCGCCAGCCGCGCCGGACAGTCGGCGAGGAAAAGCTCACCGGAACCGCTCACAGCGCCAAAGGTACCTGCCGGTTCCTATCGGATACCTAGCTTGAAGTCATGCGAATCATCACCCAGCAGACGCTCGGCGGCCCCGAGGTGCTCACCGTCGTGGACGCGCCCGAGCCCCGACCCCTGCCCACCGAAGTTCTCGTCCGCGTCAAGGCGATCGGGCTCAACCCGCTGGAAGCGCGCCTGCGTGCCGGTGAGTTCCCGTTGCTCGGACAGCCGCCGTTCGTTCTCGGCTGGGACGTCAGCGGCGTGGTCGAGGAGGCCAGGACGTGGCGGTTCAGGCCCGGCGACGAGGTGTTCGGGATGCCGCTGTTCCCGCGGGCGGCGAACGCGTACGCCGAGGTCGTGGCGGCCCCGGCGGTGCACCTGGTGCGCAAACCGGCGTCGCTCTCGCACGTCGAGGCGGCGGCGCTGCCGATCGCCGGGCTGACGGCGTGGCAGGGCCTCGTCGACCTCGGCGGCGTGACCGAGGGCGACCGCGTCCTGATCCACGGCGGCGGTGGCGGGGTCGGCCACGTCGCGATCCAAATCGCGAAGGCGCTCGGCGCGTACGTCATCACGACCGCAGGCGAGAGGAAACGGGAGTTCGTCGAGAAGCTCGGCGCCGACGAGGTGATCGACTACACGGCGGTCGACTTCGCCGAGGCGGTTCGCGACATCGACGTCGTACTCGACACGATCGGCGGCGACACCGCCGAGCGCTCGCTCGCGGTGCTCCGCCCTGGCGGTCACCTGGTGACGGCGGTCGCCGACGAGGACGCGGAGCTCGCCGCCAGTTACGAGGCGGCCGGTAAGCGCTTCAGCGGCATCGGGGTCGACCCCGACCCGGTCGCCCTGCGAGGTCTCGCCGACCTGGCCGAGCAGGGCAGGCTCCGCGTCCAAGTGCAGGAGACGTTCCCGTTCGAGCGCGTCGCCGACGCGCACCGGCTACTCGACGACGGCCACCTCCGGGGCAAGCTCGTCCTCACCGTCTGAGCGCGTCAGGAGAAGCAGCGGATCGGGGCGCCGTTGAAGGTGACCATGTCCGCCATCGCGGCCCCCAGATCGATCGGCGCGCCCCAGTCGAGACCGTCCAGTTCGGCGTAGGCCCGGTGCAGGTTCGCGGGCAGTCGTTCCTGTTCGGACAGTGCCTCGTAAGGCCCGAGATCCGCTTCGCGAGCGGCCTGGAGGGGCGTCAGGCCCGCGGCCTTCCCGTGCGCGGCGAGTTTCTGCAGGAAACCCAGGTAACCGTCGACGACGTCGATCGCCTCGGGCCCGCACACCGGGCCGTGGCCGGGCACGATCGTCTCCGGGTCCAGCTCGCGGACCAGGTCCAGGGCCTTTCGCCAGCCGGCGGGCGAGCCCATCAGCGCGAACGGGCTGCCGCCGTTGAAGATCAGGTCGCCGACGAACAGCACCCGCCGCTCCGGCAGCCAGACCAGCACGTCGTTGGTGGTGTGCGCGGCGTGCCCTGGGTGGATCAGCTCCAGCCGGACTTCGCCCGCGTGCACGGTCAGCCGGTCGTCGAACACCACTTCGGGCGGCCGCAGCTCCAGATGGCCCCAGTCGCTCCCGGTGAACGAGTTCCCGTAGGTGTTGATCCCGGTCGCGACCATCGCCTCGCGGGTCTTCCGGTGCCCGACGATCGTCGCCCCGGCCGCCAGGTAGTTGCCGTTCGTGTGATCACCGTGGTGATGCGTGTTGACCACGGTGGTCACCGGCGCCCCGCCGGTCGCCGCCGCCGTCTCCAGCAGGGCACGCGTGCGCCGTTCGGTGGAGCAGGTGTCGATGACCACGGTGTGCTCGCCCGCGGCGACGAAGCCGCAGTTGTTGATCCACCACGAGCCGTCGGGTTGCACGTACCCGAACACGTCGTCGGAGACTTGCCGGGCGAAGGGGGATTGGTCCACCTGGTCACTATGCCCGCTGAACGTGCCCGAAATGTGACGAGATCGTTCCGCCACCAGGGTGACGTACCAGGTGACTGGTGTTTTCGGCCGTTTCCTGGAACGCTGCGCAATGTCATCATCGAACCCCGCAAGGTGAAGTACCCTGGGTGGGTTCGAGTATTCGCGCGCAGGACGGCGGGAAGCCGCGGTCCTGGCTATGTGGTCCGGGAGAGCAAGGCTGATGGCCAGCACCGTCACCTCGCGCCGGAAGCAGCTCGGGAACGAGCTCCGGCATGCCCGCAACGCCGCGCGGATGACACAGCAGCAGGTCGCCGAGGTTCTCGGTTGCACCCAGGGCAAGGTCAACAAGATCGAGTCCGGTGCCGTCGGGGTCAAGCTCGGGGATGTGCGATCGATGCTGAACGCGTTCGGGATCAACGGCGACGAGGCCGACACGCTGATGAACCTGGCCCGCGCCGCGGCCGGGCAGCGCGGCCACTGGTCCGGCTACCGATCAGTGGTGCCGCATTGGTTCCGCACCTTCACCGACCTCGAACCCGCGGCCGCGGAGATCCTCACCTGGCACGGCGAGCGCATCCCCGGCCCGTTGCAGTCCGAGCACTACATGCTCAAGCAGTTCACCGAAGCCGGCGCCACAGACGTCACTTCGCTGGTCCGCAACCGGCTGGACCGCAAGGCCGTCTTCGAGCAACAGCAGCCGCCCTACTACCGGTTCATCATCAGCGAAGGCGCTCTGCGCCGCGCTCCCGGCGGTTCCGCCCCGGCCGTGATGCTGGACCAGGTCGAACATCTGCTGGCGCTGGACAAGCATCCGCGCGTGTATGTGCACGTGTTGCCGTTCGGCGCCCGGCTCGCCGCGGTGCCCAACGACTTCACCATCATGCGTTTTCCCGATCGCACCAGGGATTTCGTCTACATCGAGCATTCCGCGGGCGGGTTGTACCTCGACGACGTCAAGGACTTCAACATTTTCGTCGACTCCTGGGACCGGCTGCGCGGCGCCGCGCTGGAACGCCAGGAGACCCGGCAGTTCCTCAAGGAACTCGCCGAGCTGTACCGCAATCAGATGCAATCCTGAAGAACGACGGCGTCCCTTCGGTAGGGTCATGGACGTGGACCCGCAGTTCCTGCCAGAGGGTGTCGATCTCGAGCGGCCCAACGCCGCGCGGATCTACGATTGGGCGCTCGGCGGAACCGCGAACTGGGCGGTGGACAGGGAATTCGGCGAGCAGCTGGTCAAGGCCTTCCCGCTCATCCGCTCCCTCGCCAGGGCCAACCGGGCCTTCCTCGGTCGCGCGGTGCGGCACTGCGTCGAGCACGGCGTCAACCAGTTCCTCGACCTCGGCTCCGGCGTGCCGACCGTCGGCAACGTCCACGAGATCGCCGGAGAGATCGACGACGACAGCCGCTGCGTGTACGTCGACAACGAACCGGTCGCCGTCGCGCACGCCAGGATCCTGCTGGAGAGAGGCGGGGACCCCGCCCGGCATGCGGTGATCGGCGGCGACCTGCGCGACGCGGACGACATCTGGGAGCGCGCCTTCGACACCGGCGTGCTCGACCCGGCCAAACCGGTGGCCCTGCTCACCGTCGCGGTCCTGCATTTCGTGCCGGGCCCCGAACTCGCCGCCACCATCGCGCGGTACCGGAGGCTGCTGTCCGCGGGCTCGTTCTACGTTCTTTCCCACGTCACGATGTCCGGCGTGGAAGGCGACGAGCTGGAGCAGATCAAACGTGTCGTGAAGCAGTACGAGCAGTCGAGCACACCGGCGTCCTTTCGCGACAAGGCGGAACTCCTGGGTTTCTTCGGGGATTTCGACCTCGTGGCACCGGGTCTGGTCCCGGTCGGCGCGTGGCGGCTGGACGACCCCCGCTCACCTGCGCTTAACTGCGCCATCGGCGGGGTCGCCCGCAAACCCGGTTTCTGACGAGGTGTGACGGCAATGACGACGCAGCAGGACCCCAGAGACCCTGAAGCGCCCGAGGGCGTCGATCTCGAACGACCCAACGTGGCCAGGGTGTACGACTGGTTCCTCGGCGGCTCCGCCAACTGGGCCATCGACCGCGAGTTCGGCTCGCAGGTGCTCAAGCAGTTCCCCGAGGTCAAGACGTTCGCCAGGGTCGGGCGCGACTTCCTCGCCCGCGGCGTGGGATATCTGGCCCGCCAGGGGATCACCCAGTTCCTCGACATCGGCTCCGGGGTGCCCACCGTCGGCAACGTCCACCAGATCGCGAGCGCCGTCAACCCGGACAGCCGGGTCGTCTACGTCGACATCGAGCCGGTCGCCGTCGCGCATTCGCAGTTGCTGCTGGAACGGGAAGGCCTGCTCGGGCGGCACGCGGTCCTGCAGGGTGACGTGCGGGATCCCGCCGACATCTGGAAGCGTGCCCTCGAAACCGGGGTGCTCGACCCCCGGCAGCCGATCGGGCTGTGCCTCGTCGGCCTGCTGTACTTCCTCGGCCCGGACGAACCCGTCCACGAGATCGTCCAGCGCTACCTCGACTTCTTGCCGCCGGGCTCGTATTTCCTGTCCTCGCATCTGACCGAGGACGGCGTCACCCGCAAGGAAGGCGACAACCGGGAGAACGTCCAGGAGCTCTACAAGAAGACCAGCGCGCCGTTCCATCTGCGGTCCCGCGCGGAGTTCACCGCGTTCTTCGACGGACTGGAGCTGGTGGAGCCGGGTATCGACTGGATGGCCACCTGGCATCTCGACGAAGCGACTTCCCGCGCGAGCGACCGGTTCGCCGACGATCCGACGTTTACCGGCGGGCTCGGCGGCTTGGGCCGCAAGCCCTGACTGCTCAGGCCCGGCCGGTCAGGTTCCCGATCAAGGGTGTCAGCTCGAAGTGACCTTCGAGCGGCCGTCCGGTCCTGATCAGGTCCCGGTTCATGCCGAGGCGGACGGGGAAATCGACTTCGGAGTTCCACGGTGGCTGCTTGCGCAACGGGGCCTGGATGAGGCTGAACCCGAACCGCTGACGCAGTTCGAGCCCGATGTTGCGGCGCTTCGCCGAGGCCTGGCGTTCGTCCTCACGGCGGAACAGCAACGTGGTGAGGCGGACGGCCATGACGGTCACGCCCCCCGGCTCGGCCGCGGCAACCGCGTCTGGTCGGCCGAACCGGCCAGACCGAGACAACGCTCACACGGCATCCCCGAACCGACGGGGATCCATTCCAGATGGTCGTAAGGCATCGCCGCGCCACAACGGGCATGCAGGAACTCGGGCTGTGAACCCCCGGAATGCAGGTCGAAAAGGTGCGCTGAGCGGCGGCTTTCGCCTGCCGTCCCGGCCATGAGCCTGCCGACGGCGAGTACCGTCGCAGGCATCGTGTCCTGAATGATCACGCTGATCCTCCCCCACGAGGTCGGCGGTGGGTGGTCACGCGCCCAGGGCCGTGCCCCGCCGGTCACCTGCCGTCGATGACCTGCCGGAACGGCGAAACTCCCTGCTGAACAACCCCTCGATGACGCTGTCGCCGAGGTTCTCGCATACTGCGGGCGAATCACCAACAACCGAGCCCCGGCCGCTGCGATTAATCCTACTCCTGGAATAATCTTCATGTCGAGAGTGGGCAGAGTTGATCACCCACTTGGCCGTGCGGGATAGTCCCGTTGAGCCAGGGAGAAGCTGGGGCCGTGACGGTTCGCGCAGGTCGCGACCCGCACCCCCGACCGACGTTCGGAGGTACGACCAATGGCCGATTATCCATCGGCGGCGGATTACGATCCGACCACGGCCGTGTCGCTGTTCGACGACTCCGCGTGGGAGAAGTCCTTCGCGAGCGAGCCCAACGGGGGCAACTGCGTCGAGGTCAACCTCGGCAAAGAAGGCCTGGTGGGAGTCCGTGACACCAAACTCGCCGAGAGTCCCGTCTTCGTCTTCGATGCCGGTGAGTGGAACGCCTTCCTCACCGCGGTCAAGGCAGGGCAGTTCGATTTGAGCCCATGACGGAAGGCTCGCGCGTCCCGTAGGACACGCGAGCCATCCGATCTTCGGTCACTTCGAGTCACCCCGTCGCCGGGACTCCGTCCCCTCGCAGCCTGGCTTTCGTGCGCCGCCAGGCGATGGTGATCAGGACGGCGAGGACGATCAGCGGGATCAGGCTGATCGACCAGCTCACCGCCATCGGCGGCCCCGGTTGTTCGAGCACCGCCAGATCGCGGAGTTCCCCCGTGCCCTTGCCCGCGGGCCCGTCCAGCGCGAACCGGAACGTCCACGAGCCCTGCGTCTGCAGCGCCCGGATGTCCAGTCCCCACACCTCGAGCTTCCGAGGATGCTTCGCCAGCGGCTGGGCACGGCTCTGTCGCCCGGATTCCGGATCGACGAACGCGAGCGTTCCCGACTTCCCCGCGATCCCGTCGTCCGGGATGAACGTGAAGTCCAGCGATTGCATGGCACGCAACGGCCACGTGCTGAACCCGACCGTCATCCCGTACGGGCCGACCTGCACCCGCTCGGTGTGGACGATGTTCACCGGTTCGTAGGCGTTCGCCGCGGGGGTGGTCGCGAACAGCAACCCGATCGCCGCCGCCAAGGCCAGCAATGTCTTACGCATGCGCGTTGTCCTCCTTCGCCGGGGCCAGCAGCCGCAGCATCCCGCCGAACCGCCACCCGGCGAACCCGCCGAGCAGCCCGAACACCGCGCCTGCGACCGCCGTCCCGGCCACGACCGGCCAATCGACGTGCTTGGCCCCGTAGACGAGCATGTTCTGGAGCGGCATGCTCGCGCCGATCAGAAATCCGCCGATCCCGCCTGCCGGCACCGAAACCCGGCCGG
This window encodes:
- a CDS encoding Clp protease N-terminal domain-containing protein; this encodes MTSPVRLDDLISHIKQQHPDGDVLGQLSDAVFLGEHLGEVADHLIGHFVDQARRSGASWTEIGKNMGVSKQAAQKRFVESSGSSLEDLVKVFSRYTDRARHVVVASRDAAVEAKSPQIEPVHLILGLLAEPAALAAGAIVAQKVTLDAVREAAVAKLPEPAEDPAEAAKMAFGAQAKKALELTMRESLRLGHNYIGTEHILLALFELGDDLLTELGLTKDATEAVILRALAEIVAARGE
- the gndA gene encoding NADP-dependent phosphogluconate dehydrogenase; its protein translation is MSKKASIGVTGLAVMGRNLARNLARHGHTVALHNRSEQRTKELVDQFGDEGDFIPAYSAQAFVDALERPRQVVIMVKAGAPTDAVIDEFAPLLEKGDVIVDAGNAHFADTRRREAALREQGIHFVGTGVSGGEEGALHGPSIMPGGSKESYQSLGPLFEDISAKVDGEPCCTHVGADGAGHFVKMVHNGIEYADMQLIAESFDLLRGAGGYSPAEIAGIFQNWNSGRLDSYLIEITSQVLAHTDAASGKPFVDIVADQAEQKGTGRWTVQIGLDLGVPISGIAEAVFARSLSGSSNLREASRGLGGPSRAPLTGSALDTFADDVEQALYASKVVAYAQGFNQIQAGGAEYGWDIDLGKVASIWRGGCIIRAKFLNDITAAYADEPGLPTLLTSGGFRKAVEDAQDSWRSVISTAVRLGIPTPGFSTALAYYDGLRAERLPAALVQGQRDFFGAHTYRRVDREGSFHTAWAADGRPESSA
- a CDS encoding winged helix-turn-helix transcriptional regulator, whose product is MSGSGELFLADCPARLAVELIADKWTVVVLAGLSKGPVRHGELAALIGGVSRKVLTQTLRRLEAHGLVRRQSYAEAPPRVEYELTPLGATLIDPIRSLTEWARANGDAVLDALDAAPEQLADPG
- a CDS encoding NADP-dependent oxidoreductase, giving the protein MRIITQQTLGGPEVLTVVDAPEPRPLPTEVLVRVKAIGLNPLEARLRAGEFPLLGQPPFVLGWDVSGVVEEARTWRFRPGDEVFGMPLFPRAANAYAEVVAAPAVHLVRKPASLSHVEAAALPIAGLTAWQGLVDLGGVTEGDRVLIHGGGGGVGHVAIQIAKALGAYVITTAGERKREFVEKLGADEVIDYTAVDFAEAVRDIDVVLDTIGGDTAERSLAVLRPGGHLVTAVADEDAELAASYEAAGKRFSGIGVDPDPVALRGLADLAEQGRLRVQVQETFPFERVADAHRLLDDGHLRGKLVLTV
- a CDS encoding MBL fold metallo-hydrolase, giving the protein MDQSPFARQVSDDVFGYVQPDGSWWINNCGFVAAGEHTVVIDTCSTERRTRALLETAAATGGAPVTTVVNTHHHGDHTNGNYLAAGATIVGHRKTREAMVATGINTYGNSFTGSDWGHLELRPPEVVFDDRLTVHAGEVRLELIHPGHAAHTTNDVLVWLPERRVLFVGDLIFNGGSPFALMGSPAGWRKALDLVRELDPETIVPGHGPVCGPEAIDVVDGYLGFLQKLAAHGKAAGLTPLQAAREADLGPYEALSEQERLPANLHRAYAELDGLDWGAPIDLGAAMADMVTFNGAPIRCFS
- a CDS encoding helix-turn-helix domain-containing protein; protein product: MASTVTSRRKQLGNELRHARNAARMTQQQVAEVLGCTQGKVNKIESGAVGVKLGDVRSMLNAFGINGDEADTLMNLARAAAGQRGHWSGYRSVVPHWFRTFTDLEPAAAEILTWHGERIPGPLQSEHYMLKQFTEAGATDVTSLVRNRLDRKAVFEQQQPPYYRFIISEGALRRAPGGSAPAVMLDQVEHLLALDKHPRVYVHVLPFGARLAAVPNDFTIMRFPDRTRDFVYIEHSAGGLYLDDVKDFNIFVDSWDRLRGAALERQETRQFLKELAELYRNQMQS
- a CDS encoding SAM-dependent methyltransferase, whose protein sequence is MDPQFLPEGVDLERPNAARIYDWALGGTANWAVDREFGEQLVKAFPLIRSLARANRAFLGRAVRHCVEHGVNQFLDLGSGVPTVGNVHEIAGEIDDDSRCVYVDNEPVAVAHARILLERGGDPARHAVIGGDLRDADDIWERAFDTGVLDPAKPVALLTVAVLHFVPGPELAATIARYRRLLSAGSFYVLSHVTMSGVEGDELEQIKRVVKQYEQSSTPASFRDKAELLGFFGDFDLVAPGLVPVGAWRLDDPRSPALNCAIGGVARKPGF
- a CDS encoding SAM-dependent methyltransferase codes for the protein MTTQQDPRDPEAPEGVDLERPNVARVYDWFLGGSANWAIDREFGSQVLKQFPEVKTFARVGRDFLARGVGYLARQGITQFLDIGSGVPTVGNVHQIASAVNPDSRVVYVDIEPVAVAHSQLLLEREGLLGRHAVLQGDVRDPADIWKRALETGVLDPRQPIGLCLVGLLYFLGPDEPVHEIVQRYLDFLPPGSYFLSSHLTEDGVTRKEGDNRENVQELYKKTSAPFHLRSRAEFTAFFDGLELVEPGIDWMATWHLDEATSRASDRFADDPTFTGGLGGLGRKP
- a CDS encoding DUF397 domain-containing protein, whose amino-acid sequence is MADYPSAADYDPTTAVSLFDDSAWEKSFASEPNGGNCVEVNLGKEGLVGVRDTKLAESPVFVFDAGEWNAFLTAVKAGQFDLSP